The bacterium genomic sequence GGCCACGTCGGCACGCTCGAGCTGGCGGGGATGCGCGGCGGCTCGGTGGACGTCGCCTTCGCGCCGGTGCGCGGCGGCCGCGGCGAACTGCTCGGGCGGGTCGTCGTGGCGCGGGGCGCGGCGCAGATCATGGACGTGGACAACGAGCTCGAGCAGGACGCGGCGAAGATCTCCCGCGCCCGGGCTTCGCTGGCCCAGGCGCGCGAGGCGGCGGAGCGGCTGGAGAACGATCTCGCGGCCAAGGGGGCGCAGCTCGACCACGCGCGGACGGAGCTCGCCGACCTCGAGCGGTCGCGGGCGCGGCTGCTCGGCGACGTCGCGCACGAGCTTCAATCGCCGCTCGTCTCGATCCGCGGCTACTCGCAGTTGGTGCTCGAGGGGCGGCTGGGGAAGGTGAGCGAGGAGCGGCGCCGCGTCGTGGACGCCGCGCTGCGCAGCATCGACCGCGTGCTGAAGATGGTCGGCGACGTGGTGGAGATGGCGCGTCCCGCGGCGGACGGGCCGCTCGACGTGCGCCCCGACGATCCGCGGCGGGCCCTCGCCGAGTCGGTCGAGCGCTTTTCGGGCGAGGCGCGCCGCCGCCGGATCCAAGTGGAGACGCGGATCGGCGAGGTCGGCGGCGACGTGCCGGCCGAGCCGGGCGCCCTGCGGACCGTCTTCGACAATCTGCTCAGCAACGCGGTGAAGTTCACGCGCGACGGCGGGCGGATCGTGGCGACGCTGCAGTCCGGGCCGGAGGGGACGTTCGTCTTCGAGGTCGCGGACAACGGCATCGGCATTCCCGCCGACGAGGTGCCGCGGATCTGGGAGCGGTACTACCGCGGGCGGGGCGCGGTCGGCACGCCCGGATCGGGCGTCGGGCTTGCGACGGTGCGGCGCGTGGTGACGCGCCACGGCGGCGCGGCGGACGTCGAGAGCGTTCTCGGGCGGGGCACGTCGTTCCGCGTCGTCTGGCCGCGGGAGCCGGCGGGAGCGGCGGCGTCGGCGGAGGGCGAGTCCGGGGCCCCGGCGACGCCGGGCGTCGAGGAGCGGGACGCGGAGACGCGCGCCTCGGCGTAGCCCGCCGTCGGCGCGGCGCGTTTCGTCCTCGGCGCGCGGCGGGTCAGCGCGCCTGACGGCGGCGCGCGTCGAAGGCGGCGGCGAGAAGCAGCGTCGCCGCCATCGGCGCGGAGAGCGACTCGACGGCGCCGGTCGTCGGGATCGTCGCGCGGACCGCGGCCGCCTCCAGCGCGGGAGGAAGCCCCGCGACCTCGGCGCCGATCAGCAGCGCGGGCGATCCGGACCAGTCGATCGCGGACGGATCGGCGCCGCCGCGCGCGACGGCGGCGACGAGGCGCCGGTCTCCGGCGAGCAGCTCCTCGGCGAAGCGGTCGGCGTGGAGCGCGCGGGCGGCCGGCAGCCGGTGAATCGCGCCGGCCGAGGCGCGGACCGCCTTCGGTCCCCACGGGTCGGCGCCGGCGACCGCGACGTAGGCGCCCGCGCCGAACGCCGCGGCGCCGCGCACGATCGTCCCCGCGTTGCCGGGGTTCTGCAGCCCCCACGAGACGACGACGACGCCGCCGGCGGCGCGCCGCAGCGCG encodes the following:
- a CDS encoding RNA methyltransferase; this translates as MPNPAYAAAPRSLAQEMRELARDPAARREARLFLVEGPRGVAEALDAGAVVRWIVVADDRADAKESARLLAGAARRGALTYTMGADKLARSAPSEKGPGLVAACELPEGADDPRDALRRAAGGVVVVSWGLQNPGNAGTIVRGAAAFGAGAYVAVAGADPWGPKAVRASAGAIHRLPAARALHADRFAEELLAGDRRLVAAVARGGADPSAIDWSGSPALLIGAEVAGLPPALEAAAVRATIPTTGAVESLSAPMAATLLLAAAFDARRRQAR